A window of the Fulvia fulva chromosome 3, complete sequence genome harbors these coding sequences:
- a CDS encoding NADH-ubiquinone oxidoreductase, whose translation MAAPFARLASNGFQRACLRPARQTATKNSLRCLSTTPARRMATPTEAHPNPIHGNSFPAHSGTRLIPVDPSFGHPVDPNKTAMNIPNVDAATPDERKIRHYTVNFGPQHPAAHGVLRLILELNGEEIVRADPHVGLLHRGTEKLIEYKTYLQALPYFDRLDYVSMMTNEQCFSLAVEKLLNIEVPERAKWIRTLFGEITRVLNHLMSVLSHAMDVGALTPFLWGFEEREKLMEFYERVSGARLHAAYVRPGGVSQDLPVGLLDDIYQWATQFGDRIDETEEMLTDNRIWIGRTKGVGVVNAADALNMSFSGVMLRGSGVPWDVRKSQPYDAYDQVEFDVPVGQNGDCYDRYLCRMEEFRQSLRIIHQCLNKMPAGPVKVEDYKISPPPRAAMKENMEALIHHFLLYSKGYTVPPGETYSAIEAPKGEMGVYVVSDGSERPYRCKIRAPGFAHLACFDQVSRGHLLADAVAIIGTMDLVFGEVDR comes from the exons ATGGCAGCGCCCTTCGCACGGCTGGCCTCCAATGGCTTCCAGCGAGCATGCCTGCGCCCAGCGCGCCAGACGGCCACCAAGAACTCCCTGCGATGCCTCTCGACCACACCCGCACGAAGAATGGCCACGCCCACTGAAGCGCATCCCAACCCAATCCATGGCAACTCCTTCCCAGCACACAGCGGCACACGCCTCATACCCGTCGATCCCTCATTTGGCCACCCCGTCGACCCGAACAAGACGGCCATGAACATCCCCAACGTAGACGCCGCCACTCCGGACGAGCGGAAGATCCGCCACTACACTGTCAACTTCGGTCCACAACATCCCGCCGCCCACGGTGTGCTACGACTGATCTTGGAGCTGAATGGAGAAGAGATTGTGCGCGCAGATCCCCACGTGGGTCTGCTACACCGTGGCACGGAGAAGTTGATCGAGTACAAGACATATCTGCAGGCACTGCCATACTTTGACAGACTGGACTATGTCAGTATGATGACCAATGAGCAGTGCTTCTCGCTGGCTGTGGAGAAGCTGTTGAACATTGAGGTACCCGAAAGAGCCAAGTGGATCAGGACACTGTTTGGAGAGATTACACGCGTCTTGAACCATCTCATGTCTGTGCTGTCCCACGCTATGGATGTCGGTGCTCTGACACCTTTCTTGTGGGGTTTCGAGGAACGTGAGAAGCTCATG GAATTCTATGAGCGTGTCTCTGGTGCCCGTCTCCACGCAGCATACGTCCGACCTGGAGGTGTATCTCAAGATCTGCCAGTCGGCCTTCTCGACGACATCTACCAATGGGCAACACAATTTGGCGACCGCATCGACGAGACGGAAGAGATGCTTACAGACAACCGTATCTGGATCGGCCGAACCAAGGGCGTTGGTGTCGTCAACGCCGCTGACGCTCTCAACATGTCCTTCTCCGGCGTCATGCTCCGAGGCTCCGGTGTGCCTTGGGATGTCCGCAAGTCGCAACCCTACGACGCATACGACCAAGTCGAATTCGACGTCCCAGTCGGCCAGAACGGTGACTGCTACGACCGTTACCTTTGCCGAATGGAGGAGTTCCGACAGTCTCTCCGCATCATTCACCAATGTCTGAACAAGATGCCTGCCGGCCCTGTCAAGGTCGAGGATTACAAGATTTCGCCACCTCCACGTGCCGCCATGAAGGAGAACATGGAGGCCTTGATTCACCACTTCTTGCTTTACAGCAAGGGTTACACAGTCCCACCCGGCGAGACATACTCCGCCATCGAGGCGCCAAAGGGTGAGATGGGTGTATATGTTGTATCCGACGGCAGTGAACGACCATACCGATGCAAGATCCGCGCACCTGGCTTCGCACACTTGGCATGCTTCGATCAAGTGTCAAGAGGGCACTTGCTCGCAGATGCTGTCGCTATCATCGGTACCATGGACTTGGTGTTCGGCGAGGTCGACCGATGA
- a CDS encoding Lon protease, mitochondrial — MLYGRGQAWRTALRSSSHRAYTTTRAPCRACQAQLTARPIARQAPHTIQPSCLPSSITLSRDLSSSPARRKQKPSIDPEDGAEAKEECGGEVKEKEKDNDKEKDNDNDRDFSKDNDQDNVEAKAKSSEPTPIHVPGADGKAASAGGRGSGDAGNGNPSGNFGDGGNRKRKAQGKDLAKPQVPDVYPQVLAIPIAQRPLFPGFYKAITVRDPNVVAAVQELLKRGQSYVGAFLLKDPESSQDAINDPSEVYDVGTFCQITGAFPAGHGADKALQTVLYPHRRIKLSELIPPNRGPPAAPEPEQAAHATLETAHPTPASTPEEAPKPTEGEEKSGDVVASFEEKDVSAEQKKEQEQKLLQPTDFLRSWPVSLVKVDNLADEPCDKRSPTVRALISEIVNTCKEIGSYNHLFRDHVSAFAMSQSAANIADEPAKLADFAAAVSGGEMEEAQNVLGELNIERRLSKALEVIKKEHMNAQLSNKISKDVESKIQKRQREYWLMEQMKGIRRELGLESDGKDKLVEKFKEKATKLAMPEAVKKVFDEEVNKLAHLEPAASEFNVTRNYLDWLTQIPWGQRSAENFGIQHARDVLDEDHHGLKDVKDRILEFIAVGKLRGTVEGKILCMVGPPGVGKTSIGKSIARALNRQYYRFSVGGLADVAEIKGHRRTYVGALPGRIIQALKKCQTENPLILIDEVDKIGRGHQGDPSSALLELLDPEQNNSFLDHYMDVPVDLSKVLFVCTANMTDTIPRPLLDRMEMIELSGYVSDEKMAIAERYLAPHAKELSGLKDVAVNLDKEAILELINKYCRESGVRNLKKQIEKVYRKSALKIIQDLGEDAFSEEKAMTDEGKAAAEESKKDESDVKETPETIEQATTEKTRVALKVPDSVHVSIGKDNLKDYVGPPVFTADRLYDVTPPGVAMGLAWTSMGGAALYIESILQNALSYNSRPGLERTGNLKTVMKESTLIAYSFAKGLMAKQYPGNKFFEKANIHLHCPEGAVQKDGPSAGITMATSLLSLAFDKPLDPTIAMTGELTVTGKVLRIGGLREKTVAARRAGARMIIFPRDCMSDWLELPENIKEGIEGKPVDWYSDVFKLVFPEIDESQANSMWKRDLAKPPKEESDKGSSGIPDELYSGNLAS; from the exons ATGCTGTACGGTCGAGGCCAGGCATGGCGAACAGCACTGCGATCCTCCTCCCACCGAGCATACACCACCACGAGAGCGCCGTGTAGAGCCTGCCAAGCACAACTCACCGCCAGGCCCATAGCACGCCAGGCACCGCACACGATACAGCCTTCCTGCCTCCCATCATCGATTACGCTATCACGAGACTTGTCATCCTCGCCAGCACGAAGGAAACAGAAGCCGTCCATCGATCCGGAAGATGGAGCCGAGGCGAAGGAGGAATGCGGCGGCGAGGTGAAGGAGAAGGAGAAGGACAACGACAAGGAGAAGGACAACGACAACGACAGGGACTTCTCGAAGGACAACGACCAAGATAATGTAGAGGCCAAGGCCAAATCGTCCGAGCCAACACCCATACATGTACCCGGCGCCGATGGCAAAGCTGCAAGTGCGGGCGGCCGAGGCAGCGGCGATGCTGGCAATGGCAATCCGTCTGGGAACTTCGGCGACGGTGGCAATCGCAAGCGCAAAGCCCAAGGGAAGGATCTCGCAAAGCCACAAGTCCCGGATGTCTATCCTCAGGTGCTCGCCATCCCCATCGCACAACGACCACTGTTCCCGGGATTCTACAAGGCCATCACCGTTCGTGACCCAAATGTTGTTGCTGCAGTACAGGAGCTGCTGAAGCGAGGACAGAGCTACGTTGGAGCTTTCTTGCTCAAGGACCCAGAGAGCAGCCAAGATGCCATCAACGACCCGAGCGAGGTGTACGATGTGGGCACCTTCTGTCAGATAACTGGCGCCTTCCCAGCAGGTCACGGAGCAGACAAGGCGCTGCAAACCGTGCTCTATCCACATCGAAGGATAAAGCTGAGCGAGCTCATCCCACCGAACCGTGGCCCTCCAGCTGCACCCGAGCCCGAGCAGGCAGCACATGCCACGCTCGAGACTGCCCATCCTACACCGGCATCGACGCCTGAAGAGGCGCCCAAGCCTACCGAGGGCGAAGAGAAGAGCGGCGATGTCGTGGCAAGCTTTGAGGAGAAGGACGTGTCTGCTGAGCAGAAGAAAGAGCAAGAACAGAAGCTACTGCAGCCGACCGACTTCCTCCGATCTTGGCCTGTCAGCCTGGTCAAAGTGGATAATCTGGCAGATGAGCCATGCGACAAGCGATCGCCTACTGTTCGTGCTCTAATCTCCGAGATCGTCAACACATGCAAGGAGATTGGCAGCTACAACCACCTCTTCCGCGACCATGTCTCTGCGTTCGCCATGTCGCAGTCCGCTGCCAACATCGCCGACGAACCAGCCAAACTTGCCGACTTTGCTGCGGCAGTCTCTGGTGGCGAGATGGAAGAGGCGCAGAATGTGCTGGGCGAGTTGAACATCGAGCGACGTCTGAGCAAGGCGCTTGAGGTCATCAAGAAAGAGCACATGAACGCACAACTGAGCAACAAGATCTCCAAGGATGTTGAGAGTAAGATTCAGAAGCGACAACGAGAGTATTGGCTCATGGAGCAGATGAAAGGCATCCGACGAGAGCTTGGTCTCGAGAGCGACGGCAAGGACAAGCTTGTTGAGAAGTTCAAGGAGAAGGCCACGAAGCTGGCAATGCCAGAGGCTGTGAAGAAGGTCTTCGATGAGGAGGTGAACAAGCTGGCACATCTCGAGCCTGCAGCGAGCGAGTTCAACGTGACCAGGAATTACCTTGACTGGCTGACACAGATACCTTGGGGACAAAGGAGCGCGGAGAACTTTGGCATTCAGCACGCCCGAGATGTGCTCGATGAGGATCATCATGGTCTCAAGGATGTCAAGGATCGCATCCTGGAGTTCATTGCAGTCGGCAAACTTCGCGGCACCGTCGAAGGTAAGATCCTATGCATGGTCGGACCACCTGGTGTCGGAAAGACGAGCATTGGAAAGTCCATCGCAAGAGCTTTGAACAGGCAATACTACCGCTTCAGTGTCGGTGGTCTGGCAGATGTCGCTGAGATCAAGGGTCACCGGAGAACATACGTGGGAGCGCTTCCCGGTCGAATCATCCAAGCACTGAAGAAATGTCAAACCGAGAATCCTTTGATCCTCATCGATGAAGTGGACAAGATTGGTCGTGGCCATCAGGGAGATCCGTCAAGCGCACTGCTCGAGCTGCTGGACCCCGAACAGAACAACTCTTTCTTGGATCACTACATGGATGTGCCTGTCGATCTTTCGAAGGTGCTATTCGTGTGCACTGCCAACATGACGGACACAATACCGCGACCGCTTCTCGACAGAATGGAGATGATCGAGCTTTCTGGCTACGTTTCCGACGAGAAGATGGCCATCGCCGAACGTTATCTCGCACCACACGCCAAGGAGCTCAGCGGTTTGAAAGACGTCGCTGTCAACTTGGACAAAGAAGCAATTCTGGAGCTCATCAACAAGTACTGCCGAGAGTCAGGTGTGCGAAACCTGAAGAAGCAGATCGAGAAGGTTTACCGAAAGTCTGCCCTCAAAATTATTCAAGATCTAGGCGAAGATGCTTTCAGCGAAGAGAAGGCCATGACTGATGAAGGCAAAGCCGCTGCCGAGGAGTCCAAGAAGGACGAGTCTGATGTGAAAGAAACACCGGAAACCATCGAGCAGGCAACCACCGAGAAGACACGAGTAGCGCTGAAGGTGCCTGATTCAGTCCACGTTTCGATTGGCAAGGACAACCTCAAGGACTATGTTGGACCACCAGTCTTCACTGCTGATCGGCTCTACGATGTCACACCTCCTGGTGTGGCAATGGGTCTGGCATGGACATCCATGGGAGGTGCCGCACTCTACATCGAGTCAATCCTCCAAAACGCGCTATCGTACAACTCACGGCCTGGACTGGAGCGCACTGGTAACTTGAAGACTGTCATGAAAGAGTCGACGCTGATCGCATACTCTTTCGCCAAGGGTCTCATGGCCAAGCAGTATCCCGGCAACAAGTTCTTTGAGAAGGCAAACATACATTTACACTGTCCCGAGGGCGCTGTGCAAAAGGACGGACCAAGTGCTGGTATCACGATGGCGACATCGTTACTTTCCCTGGCATTCGATAAGCCACTCGACCCAACTATCGCCATGACTGGTGAACTCACAGTGACTGGAAAGGTCCTCCGAATAGGTGGCCTGCGAGAAAAGACGGTCGCTGCCAGACGAGCTGGTGCCCGCATGATCATCTTCCCACGAGACTGCATGAGTGACTGGCTTGAATTACCTGAG AATATCAAAGAAGGCATCGAAGGCAAACCCGTCGACTGGTACTCCGATGTCTTCAAGCTCGTCTTCCCAGAAATTGACGAATCTCAAGCCAACAGCATGTGGAAAAGAGATCTAGCCAAGCCACCGAAGGAGGAGTCAGACAAAGGAAGCAGCGGTATTCCTGATGAGTTATACAGCGGCAATCTAGCATCGTAG